AACCCTTATATCTGGGGGGCACCCACTTCCTATCCTTAACCATGCTGAAAACTGTTCTGGTCATTGGCGCGGGATATTATGCTTTAAGTCAAAAAAAAGTAAAAATAGGCACTTTGACCTTTCTTGCTGCCTCAGCCGTGGTCGGCATTATTCTCTACTAACCCCCTTATTCTCAGATACTTTCCGTGCAAATCAACTGATAAGTGATATATAATAAAAATGATATATTATGAAGAAACAACTATTAAGGTGGTAAGCATTAATGAAGTCAATTGATAAGTCCATTGTTCAAGGAGCGCTGAACAGTTTTCTAAACTGTGACGTCTATCTCCACCTGGAAACAACCAACGGAGCCTATGCAGTCCACCGGCAAGAGAGCAATATGACTGTAGGAGCTTACATACGCAACGGCCGAATCTGCTTTGAACGTGGTGTCATTAGCGGTGACGGCCCATACCGAGTAGGGCTTAAGATGGAAATTGGCTGGGTTTACGCTGAAGGTCTGACGGACTTTGAGATAAACCAGGATGACCGGCTTTTGCTGGCCGGTCATGATCAGGATGGACGACTGGCTGTAGCTTTGGAACTCAGTCTGTCCCCTTTCGAGCTATAGTGAGGAGGAAGAATTTTGGAAGAACACGTTCTGGCTGTGTTCCCCCATCCGGACGATGAAACCTTTGGTTGTGGAGGAACCTTAGCTTTATACGCTAAATCCGGTATTCCTGTTACTTATGTCTGCGGAACTTTGGGCCAAATGGGACGTAACATGGGGAGCCCATTCTTTGCCAATCGAGAAACCCTGCCGAAAATCCGTGAAGCAGAGCTGGAAGAAGCATGCCGTGCCCTCGGCATTCAACAGCTGATTAAACTTGGCTTAAGGGATAAAACCATTGAGTTTGAAGATCCTGAAGTATTAATCGAAAGGCTTACTCAAATTCTCCGCCAAGTGCGGCCAAGCTTAGTCCTTACCCATTATCCTGAGTTTTCAGTACATCCGGATCATAATGCTCTTGGTCATGTTACCATCCAGGCGGTTTCTCGCCTTTCTGAACAGGAACGCCCTAGAGTATACGCCCATGCATTTGCCCGGAACTGCCGGGATGTCCTGGGCCCGCCGGATATCATCAAGGATATTTCAAGCGTGTCCGATGTTAAGCTGGCCGCTATCTTGGCTCACAAATCCCAATCTCAAGTCATCCTGCCCCGTACTGCCAATGGGCAGTTTATGAAACAATCCTCTAAAAACTCATACCGTCATATGCTTGAGCAGGAATCTTTCTGGACTTATCATTTTGCTTAAGGCATATCCAGACTTAAATATAAGCCGTTTCTCCACAATTACTCCTGGAGAAACGGCTTATATATTTTATTAATCAGAGTACGAGCTTGAAATAGCCCACTGTAGCGCGTAATTCAATTATATACTTGTTTGATTATACTAATATGAATCACCTTAAGTCTATTTGGCAGCATTTTTTGAGGATGAACTTAGGGGAAAATGCTCTTGTTTTAAATCATTTTTAATATAAACAAACCAATAAATACCGGCTACAAAAAGTGCTCCGCCTACAATGTTTCCTAAGGTTACGGGAATTAAGTTGTTGGTAATAAAACTTCCCCAGTTTAAATTGGCCAGTGCTTGAGCGGAAAGATGAGATTCGGCAACCCAGTTTGGATTTGCTTTGGCTAGTATTCCTGCCGGAATATAATACATGTTGGCAACACTATGCTCAAAGCCAGAGGTTACAAACAGCCAAATCGGGAAAAAAATGGCCATTATTTTGCTTGTCATGTCTTTAGCTCCATAAGACATCCAAACTGCCAAACAGACCAACATGTTACACATAATTCCTAAATAAAAAGCCGACGTAAAGGGAAGGCCTACTTTATAGGCTGCGATCTTAATGGTCATTCCGCCTAACACATTGGCACCGCTATTATATAAGCCCGAATGGACCATCATATAGGCCAGGAAAACAGAACCCAGGAAATTACCAGAATAAACAATAAACCAGTTTTTTAACATTTGACTCCACTTAACTTTTCCATCTAAAACTCCGCCCAAAATCATGGTATTCCCTGTAAATAATTCTCCTCCTGCCAACAAAACCAACATCAGACCTGTTCCAAAGATAGCACCTGAGAGAACTTTTCCAAGACCATAGGTTTCAGGCTTAGCAAACAAGTTAAAGGCAGCCATATTGGATCCCTCTGCCGCAAAAGCAATAAAAGCGCCGGCTAAAATCCCCAAAATAAACTGATTTGAATATTTCATGCCAACTTTTTTGATCCCTGACTGAATAGACACATGAGTAATTTCTGAAGGAGGCAAATAATGATTCATTTCCATTTTTCATCATTCCTTACGTTAAAGATTTCCCTGGAGCTCTAATAATTTATTAATTGATAGACACGCTCCTCCTTTCCTCGTTTTGA
This Desulfosporosinus orientis DSM 765 DNA region includes the following protein-coding sequences:
- a CDS encoding YojF family protein; the encoded protein is MKSIDKSIVQGALNSFLNCDVYLHLETTNGAYAVHRQESNMTVGAYIRNGRICFERGVISGDGPYRVGLKMEIGWVYAEGLTDFEINQDDRLLLAGHDQDGRLAVALELSLSPFEL
- the bshB2 gene encoding bacillithiol biosynthesis deacetylase BshB2 translates to MEEHVLAVFPHPDDETFGCGGTLALYAKSGIPVTYVCGTLGQMGRNMGSPFFANRETLPKIREAELEEACRALGIQQLIKLGLRDKTIEFEDPEVLIERLTQILRQVRPSLVLTHYPEFSVHPDHNALGHVTIQAVSRLSEQERPRVYAHAFARNCRDVLGPPDIIKDISSVSDVKLAAILAHKSQSQVILPRTANGQFMKQSSKNSYRHMLEQESFWTYHFA
- a CDS encoding formate/nitrite transporter family protein, coding for MEMNHYLPPSEITHVSIQSGIKKVGMKYSNQFILGILAGAFIAFAAEGSNMAAFNLFAKPETYGLGKVLSGAIFGTGLMLVLLAGGELFTGNTMILGGVLDGKVKWSQMLKNWFIVYSGNFLGSVFLAYMMVHSGLYNSGANVLGGMTIKIAAYKVGLPFTSAFYLGIMCNMLVCLAVWMSYGAKDMTSKIMAIFFPIWLFVTSGFEHSVANMYYIPAGILAKANPNWVAESHLSAQALANLNWGSFITNNLIPVTLGNIVGGALFVAGIYWFVYIKNDLKQEHFPLSSSSKNAAK